A genomic region of Brevibacillus sp. JNUCC-41 contains the following coding sequences:
- the kynA gene encoding tryptophan 2,3-dioxygenase, whose protein sequence is MDKGPRDEHRPEESMVTDFEKDMSYGDYLHLKQILSSQHRLSGHHDEMLFIIIHQTSELWMKLILHELTAATALIEAGRLEPSFKMLSRVARIQQQLVQSWNVLSTLTPSDYMEFREKLGNSSGFQSFQNRLIEFAMGQKNSQILAVFRHKPELYESMMAALNKPSIYDAAIGALAARGLPIDQSVRNRDWSVIYQGNASVENAWLTVYRDVHKYWDLYELAEKLVDIGSQQQFWRFNHMSTVERIIGNKKGTGGSSGVSYLKKVVEQPFFPELWTLRTKL, encoded by the coding sequence ATGGATAAGGGTCCAAGAGATGAACACCGTCCGGAAGAAAGTATGGTAACTGATTTTGAAAAAGATATGTCCTATGGGGACTACCTGCATTTAAAGCAAATATTATCAAGTCAGCATCGGCTTTCCGGTCATCACGATGAAATGTTGTTCATCATCATTCACCAAACAAGTGAATTATGGATGAAATTGATCCTCCATGAATTGACTGCAGCAACAGCCCTTATTGAGGCAGGACGTTTGGAGCCTTCCTTTAAGATGCTATCCCGAGTGGCCAGGATCCAACAGCAACTTGTTCAATCCTGGAATGTGCTTTCGACCTTGACGCCATCCGATTATATGGAATTCCGGGAGAAACTAGGAAACTCTTCAGGGTTCCAATCATTTCAGAACAGGTTGATAGAATTTGCAATGGGTCAAAAGAATTCGCAAATATTGGCCGTTTTCCGTCACAAGCCCGAGCTTTATGAGTCGATGATGGCAGCCTTGAATAAACCTAGTATTTATGATGCGGCTATAGGGGCTTTGGCTGCAAGAGGGCTTCCCATTGATCAATCGGTCCGGAACAGGGATTGGTCTGTAATTTATCAGGGAAATGCAAGTGTTGAAAACGCGTGGCTGACAGTTTACCGTGATGTGCATAAATACTGGGATTTATATGAATTGGCCGAAAAGCTCGTGGATATTGGAAGTCAACAACAGTTCTGGAGATTCAATCATATGAGCACCGTCGAACGGATCATCGGTAATAAAAAGGGAACTGGCGGATCGTCCGGTGTAAGTTATCTTAAGAAAGTGGTCGAACAGCCATTTTTTCCTGAGCTTTGGACATTAAGGACCAAACTGTAA
- the nadD gene encoding nicotinate (nicotinamide) nucleotide adenylyltransferase yields the protein MGKIGVYGSSFDPVTNVHLWTASTIAHRAKLDKVIFLPCTNGRIDKQMKTSNEHRWEMLNLAIGGNPLFEVSDYEINERAGTSKQYTWYTMEYFKSRFPNDEVYFIMGADLLEDIDNQELPVHLRWKFREKLIANHKFIVMARDGIDMLKIISKSPLLRNYDDGNTFHLIDKGLSMEISSTYIRDEFAMGGEPRYLLPDKCYQYIVDNKLYQKASNS from the coding sequence ATGGGCAAAATTGGAGTTTATGGATCTTCCTTCGATCCGGTCACGAATGTGCATTTATGGACAGCATCGACCATTGCGCATCGTGCAAAGCTAGACAAGGTGATTTTTTTACCTTGCACAAATGGCCGTATCGATAAACAGATGAAAACAAGCAATGAACATCGGTGGGAAATGCTAAATTTGGCAATAGGGGGCAACCCGCTATTCGAAGTTAGTGATTATGAAATCAATGAACGCGCCGGAACGAGTAAACAATATACTTGGTACACGATGGAATATTTTAAATCACGATTTCCAAATGACGAAGTTTATTTCATAATGGGTGCAGATTTACTTGAAGATATTGATAATCAAGAGTTACCGGTACACTTACGATGGAAATTCAGGGAAAAATTGATTGCCAATCATAAATTCATCGTCATGGCACGGGATGGGATCGATATGCTGAAAATCATTTCCAAAAGTCCATTGCTAAGAAATTATGATGATGGCAATACATTTCACCTTATAGATAAAGGGCTTTCCATGGAAATCAGTTCTACATATATAAGGGATGAATTCGCGATGGGCGGGGAGCCAAGATATTTACTGCCTGATAAGTGTTATCAGTATATCGTGGACAATAAGCTGTATCAAAAAGCATCAAATTCATAA
- a CDS encoding sulfate ABC transporter substrate-binding protein, which translates to MKKLMVLLTSLILAFGVLAGCNSEKTEGDGSSKSVELLNVSYDPTRELYQEFNEAFVKHWKEESGQDVTIQQSHGGSGKQGRAVIDGLEADVVTLALAYDIDAIYEASNLLAKDWQKRLPENSTPYTSTIVFLVKKDNPKGIKDWDDLIKKDVSVITPNPKTSGGARWNYLAAWAYAEKNFDKDETKVKDFMKKLYQNVEVLDSGARGATTTFVERGIGDVLIAWENEAYLTLEEFGDDKYEIVNPSISILAEPPVAVVDEVVEKKGTKEVAEAYLEYLYTDVGQEIAAKNFYRPRDEKVLAEYEDQFAKIDMVTVEDTFGGWKKAQETHFNDGGTFDEIYQQ; encoded by the coding sequence ATGAAAAAATTGATGGTATTATTGACAAGTTTGATTTTAGCCTTCGGTGTACTTGCAGGATGCAACTCGGAAAAAACGGAAGGGGATGGGTCATCAAAGTCAGTCGAGCTACTGAATGTGTCATATGATCCGACACGGGAATTGTACCAGGAATTCAATGAAGCATTCGTGAAGCACTGGAAAGAAGAATCCGGTCAGGATGTAACGATTCAACAATCACATGGCGGATCTGGTAAACAGGGCAGGGCCGTAATTGATGGATTGGAGGCGGATGTCGTTACATTGGCATTGGCTTATGATATTGATGCCATTTATGAAGCGAGTAACCTATTAGCGAAGGATTGGCAAAAACGTTTACCGGAAAACTCGACACCATACACATCAACGATTGTGTTTTTGGTGAAAAAAGATAACCCTAAAGGCATTAAAGATTGGGATGATCTTATTAAAAAGGATGTATCCGTCATTACACCAAACCCAAAGACAAGCGGAGGGGCAAGGTGGAATTACCTGGCTGCCTGGGCTTATGCAGAGAAGAATTTCGATAAAGACGAAACTAAAGTGAAGGATTTCATGAAAAAACTTTATCAGAACGTTGAAGTCCTGGATTCAGGGGCCCGCGGTGCAACCACGACTTTTGTAGAAAGGGGTATTGGTGACGTACTTATCGCTTGGGAGAATGAAGCCTATTTAACACTGGAAGAATTCGGTGATGACAAATATGAAATCGTCAATCCTTCCATCAGTATATTAGCAGAGCCACCGGTAGCTGTTGTCGACGAAGTGGTCGAGAAAAAAGGAACAAAGGAAGTGGCTGAAGCTTACCTGGAATACCTATATACGGATGTCGGTCAGGAAATTGCCGCGAAAAACTTCTATCGTCCGAGGGATGAGAAGGTTCTGGCTGAATACGAAGACCAATTTGCAAAAATCGATATGGTTACTGTTGAAGATACGTTTGGCGGCTGGAAAAAGGCCCAAGAAACACATTTTAATGATGGCGGTACATTTGACGAGATTTATCAGCAGTAA
- the cysT gene encoding sulfate ABC transporter permease subunit CysT: protein MNIVTEGRQTKKRTIPGFGLTMGFTLLYLSIIVLIPLSMVFLNTFSMGLQDFWATITEPRVVASYKLSFLTALTAAFVNAVFGVLIAWVLTRYEFPGKRIIDGLVDLPFALPTAVAGITLTTLYSPNGWIGQFFGFKIAFTPAGIIIALIFIGLPFVVRMVQPVLENIEKGMEEASASLGANRMQTFIKIIFPELIPAILTGFALSFARALGEYGSVVFIAGNMPFKTEISPLIIMTKLEQYDYEGATAIAAVMLMITFIILFTINILQWWTGKRYSGK, encoded by the coding sequence ATGAATATAGTGACAGAAGGTAGACAGACGAAAAAGAGGACCATACCCGGTTTTGGATTGACGATGGGTTTTACGTTACTTTATCTTTCCATCATCGTTTTGATACCGTTATCCATGGTTTTTCTAAACACATTTTCAATGGGGCTTCAGGACTTTTGGGCGACCATAACTGAGCCGAGGGTTGTTGCTTCATATAAATTGAGTTTCCTGACAGCGTTAACTGCGGCCTTTGTGAACGCAGTTTTTGGTGTGTTAATTGCCTGGGTGCTTACTCGTTATGAGTTTCCCGGCAAACGGATCATCGATGGACTGGTGGATTTGCCTTTTGCCCTCCCTACTGCCGTGGCAGGAATTACTTTGACCACCTTGTACTCACCGAACGGATGGATTGGGCAATTTTTCGGCTTTAAAATCGCTTTCACTCCTGCCGGAATCATCATCGCCCTAATATTTATCGGCCTTCCATTCGTGGTGCGGATGGTTCAACCGGTGCTTGAAAATATCGAAAAAGGAATGGAAGAAGCGTCTGCTTCTTTAGGGGCGAATCGAATGCAGACATTCATTAAAATCATCTTCCCGGAATTGATTCCAGCGATATTGACGGGTTTTGCACTTTCGTTTGCGAGAGCACTTGGAGAGTATGGGTCCGTAGTCTTCATTGCCGGAAATATGCCGTTTAAAACGGAGATTTCCCCGCTGATCATCATGACAAAGCTTGAACAATATGATTATGAAGGGGCAACAGCTATTGCGGCCGTCATGCTCATGATTACATTTATAATTTTGTTCACCATCAATATCTTGCAATGGTGGACCGGCAAAAGGTATTCAGGGAAGTAG
- the cysW gene encoding sulfate ABC transporter permease subunit CysW produces the protein MEHGNSVVAETKHPVSITRNATKEPKSIQWVLISVVLLFLTLFLVVPLIAIFVKAFEKGAEAYFAAIAHPDSLAAIKLTLIVVLITLPLNAIFGVVAAWTITKYDFKGKNFLITLIDLPFSVSPVIAGLIFVLLFGLHGTFGPLLQSFDIKVIFSVPGIVIASIFITFPFIARELIPLMQSQGTSEEEASLTLGAGGFKTFWYVTLPNIKWGLLYGVILCNARTIGEFGAVSVVSGHIRGMTNTMPLHIEILYNEYQFSAAFAVASLMSIFAIMTLIIKSFIEWKTDFKSTKAS, from the coding sequence ATGGAACATGGTAATTCAGTGGTTGCTGAAACGAAGCACCCAGTCAGCATTACGAGAAACGCAACAAAAGAGCCTAAATCGATACAATGGGTCCTTATTTCGGTTGTATTGCTATTTTTGACATTGTTTTTAGTTGTCCCATTAATCGCAATCTTTGTAAAGGCTTTTGAAAAAGGTGCAGAAGCCTATTTTGCGGCCATTGCCCATCCTGATTCCTTGGCTGCGATTAAGTTAACATTGATCGTTGTCCTCATCACCTTGCCACTAAATGCCATATTCGGGGTTGTGGCTGCGTGGACCATAACAAAATATGATTTCAAGGGAAAAAACTTCTTAATAACACTGATAGATCTGCCTTTTTCCGTTTCACCCGTCATCGCTGGGTTGATTTTTGTTCTTCTGTTTGGCTTACATGGAACATTTGGTCCACTGCTGCAATCCTTTGACATTAAAGTGATATTTTCAGTACCAGGGATTGTCATCGCTTCCATTTTCATTACCTTCCCATTCATTGCACGCGAATTGATCCCGCTCATGCAAAGTCAGGGGACGTCTGAAGAAGAGGCTTCACTCACGCTGGGTGCTGGAGGGTTTAAGACATTTTGGTATGTGACGCTTCCCAATATAAAATGGGGACTTCTATATGGAGTCATCCTTTGCAATGCAAGGACAATCGGGGAGTTTGGGGCTGTATCGGTCGTATCGGGCCATATACGGGGCATGACCAATACGATGCCGCTTCATATTGAAATCTTATACAATGAATATCAATTTTCGGCTGCATTTGCCGTTGCATCCCTGATGTCCATCTTTGCAATCATGACCTTGATCATTAAAAGTTTCATAGAATGGAAAACCGACTTTAAATCAACCAAAGCGAGTTAG
- a CDS encoding sulfate/molybdate ABC transporter ATP-binding protein yields the protein MSIIIENVTKYYGSYQALQNINLEIKSGELVALLGPSGSGKTSLLRIIAGLEQAENGRILFNEENYTHKHVKDRNVGFVFQHYALFRNMTIFDNIAYGLKVRPRKIRPSKKDIEQKVTELLQLVKLEGYKDRYPSQLSGGQRQRVALARALAVEPNILLLDEPFGALDAKVRKELRRWLRRLHDEFNVTSVFVTHDQEEAMDVADRVVIMNEGKIEQIGTPEEVYDHPENPFVYDFLGSVNLLKGNVHKGKLVTGNVEMNAPDIEDGMGTGYVRNHNFIIEREPSEKDSIASIIDHIHTIGPIVRIEVIRQDTNEPLEIELTKEQYLNLGISKGERVYVRPKELRVFVDFMAGI from the coding sequence ATGAGTATCATCATTGAAAATGTTACAAAATATTACGGGTCCTATCAAGCACTCCAAAACATCAATTTGGAAATAAAGAGCGGTGAACTCGTAGCCCTCCTTGGCCCTTCCGGATCGGGGAAAACGTCATTACTGCGTATCATCGCCGGTCTTGAACAAGCAGAGAACGGGAGGATCCTCTTCAATGAAGAGAATTATACGCATAAACATGTAAAAGATCGAAATGTGGGATTCGTCTTTCAGCATTACGCCCTTTTTCGAAATATGACGATTTTTGATAACATTGCCTATGGATTAAAGGTCCGCCCTAGAAAAATAAGGCCAAGTAAAAAAGATATTGAACAAAAAGTCACTGAATTGCTTCAGCTTGTCAAGTTGGAAGGATATAAAGATCGTTATCCATCCCAATTATCTGGCGGCCAGCGGCAACGTGTCGCATTGGCAAGGGCACTTGCGGTTGAACCGAATATCCTTTTGCTTGATGAACCATTCGGGGCATTGGATGCCAAGGTTCGCAAAGAACTTAGGCGTTGGCTAAGAAGGCTTCACGACGAATTCAATGTTACGAGTGTGTTCGTGACGCATGATCAAGAAGAAGCGATGGATGTTGCTGATCGGGTCGTAATCATGAATGAAGGGAAAATTGAACAGATTGGAACTCCGGAAGAAGTATATGATCACCCTGAAAATCCTTTTGTTTATGATTTTCTCGGCAGTGTCAATCTATTAAAGGGCAACGTCCATAAAGGAAAATTGGTAACTGGGAATGTGGAAATGAATGCCCCGGACATTGAAGATGGAATGGGCACTGGTTATGTAAGGAATCATAACTTTATCATAGAAAGAGAACCATCGGAAAAGGACTCGATCGCATCCATCATTGACCATATCCATACGATTGGTCCCATCGTACGGATAGAAGTCATTCGTCAGGATACAAACGAACCGCTGGAAATCGAACTGACGAAAGAACAATATTTGAATCTGGGAATAAGCAAAGGGGAAAGGGTATATGTCCGTCCAAAAGAATTGAGAGTTTTTGTCGACTTTATGGCTGGGATTTAA
- a CDS encoding PcsB-like coiled-coil domain-containing protein, giving the protein MSLKKKLIVLNTTIMLGLGSAFAIPSVKAESITDIQSQRTGIQSDISEAEQVIQELKKEQTKMNAQIAQIESAMKENDQKIKDTKQEIKDTEKDIDSLKKEIKALEERIAKREEVLKERALSFQESGGDVEYLEVVLGSKSFGEFVNRVGAVATIVEADQQILREQEADKADLEKKQATVEKKLQSLKDMEVELKGMQSQIKDQKAETVKMKEIVGKKESETKALKQSLENKDAGLEAQIASIRENIKKEEERKAAEKADLDRAAEEVSSSNSSNDGSSSSSNDGSSSSSSKESTSASKAESSASGSSKGEASSNSSKSSSVDKPAAASKPAVSKTETSSKPSSANTGSAITAGYKYIGNSTYKFGGGRTASDIANGQFDCSAFVAWAYKQAGVNLPASTGALTSAGRQVSKSQMQPGDLVFFNTYKTDGHVGIYVGGGKFIGSQSSTGVAIANMESGYWASKFNGRVVRVN; this is encoded by the coding sequence ATGAGTTTGAAGAAAAAACTTATCGTATTGAACACTACAATTATGCTTGGATTAGGGAGCGCTTTTGCCATACCGTCTGTAAAAGCTGAATCTATCACGGATATTCAATCACAACGCACGGGAATACAATCAGATATTTCAGAGGCAGAACAAGTTATTCAGGAATTGAAAAAAGAACAAACGAAGATGAATGCCCAAATTGCCCAGATAGAATCGGCAATGAAAGAAAACGACCAAAAAATCAAAGATACTAAACAAGAAATTAAAGACACCGAAAAAGACATAGATTCTTTAAAGAAAGAAATTAAAGCGTTGGAAGAAAGAATCGCAAAACGCGAGGAAGTCTTGAAAGAGCGCGCGCTTTCATTCCAAGAGAGCGGCGGGGACGTTGAGTACCTGGAAGTTGTTTTAGGTTCTAAAAGCTTTGGTGAATTCGTTAATCGTGTTGGAGCGGTAGCCACCATCGTGGAAGCTGACCAACAGATTCTTAGAGAACAGGAAGCGGATAAAGCTGACTTAGAAAAAAAACAAGCGACTGTTGAGAAAAAATTGCAAAGCCTAAAGGATATGGAAGTAGAACTGAAGGGCATGCAATCTCAAATTAAAGATCAAAAAGCTGAAACTGTCAAAATGAAGGAAATCGTTGGAAAGAAAGAATCGGAAACAAAGGCCCTAAAACAATCTTTAGAGAATAAAGATGCCGGTTTAGAAGCACAAATTGCGTCCATTCGTGAAAATATCAAAAAAGAGGAAGAACGTAAAGCAGCAGAGAAAGCGGATCTTGACCGTGCTGCTGAAGAAGTGAGTTCTTCAAATTCTTCCAATGATGGATCATCAAGTTCTTCCAATGATGGATCATCAAGTTCTTCTAGTAAAGAATCAACAAGTGCTTCTAAAGCTGAATCGTCAGCATCTGGTTCTTCAAAAGGTGAAGCATCATCTAATTCATCTAAAAGCAGTTCTGTTGATAAACCTGCAGCAGCTAGTAAGCCAGCAGTAAGTAAAACTGAAACATCAAGCAAGCCTAGCAGTGCAAATACAGGCTCTGCCATTACAGCCGGTTATAAATATATCGGTAACTCCACTTATAAATTTGGTGGCGGAAGAACGGCATCCGATATCGCTAACGGTCAATTCGATTGTTCAGCATTCGTTGCATGGGCTTATAAACAAGCTGGTGTGAACCTTCCAGCAAGTACGGGTGCATTGACGAGTGCAGGACGTCAAGTATCCAAGAGTCAAATGCAACCTGGAGATTTAGTGTTTTTCAATACGTATAAAACTGATGGGCATGTCGGTATTTATGTCGGAGGCGGCAAATTTATCGGTTCCCAAAGTTCAACAGGTGTTGCGATCGCCAATATGGAAAGCGGATATTGGGCAAGTAAATTCAACGGCCGTGTCGTTCGTGTAAACTAA
- a CDS encoding YxcD family protein: MERLKISEQDIINAVCVYIARKKQVQPNEVEVELMFDDDYGFSAEAFVDGRKQVLITINLIEALRLWLDEYLNKDPYSGIELVLDDEEGIVALVSESNR, translated from the coding sequence ATGGAGAGGCTAAAGATTTCCGAACAAGATATCATCAATGCGGTTTGTGTTTACATTGCCCGTAAAAAGCAGGTACAACCCAATGAGGTAGAAGTGGAGTTAATGTTTGATGATGATTATGGCTTTTCGGCAGAAGCGTTCGTCGATGGCCGGAAACAAGTGTTAATTACCATCAACTTGATAGAGGCGCTTCGCTTATGGCTGGATGAATATCTGAATAAAGATCCATACTCTGGTATTGAACTTGTATTGGATGATGAAGAAGGCATAGTCGCTTTAGTAAGTGAAAGTAATAGATAA
- a CDS encoding aldose 1-epimerase, translating to MKGYIEDITFLNEKAIKFGNEKVEAILAPSLGSNLLSLKYKHKDIELLRTPDSVEEYNKAPILYGMPILFPPNRIEDGQFTYKGIVYKFPINEMKKSNHIHGFLHDKPWKVCKKEVNGKAVVINTEFSSSDFDLKGSFPQDITVNMSFSLKAETLEIQLEITNKGIEPFPWGAGYHTVFNFPFGTGSKLENCRISLPVNKHWELNERSLPTGAIHETDNTLEIQNGISLDGRLFDDLFGYDEERALENECILTDQEAGMQVIYHVDRHFKFWVLFNQEGFVCPEPYTWVTNAPNLDLSAKMTGLRELCSGETVQLKTRLIMKDI from the coding sequence GTGAAAGGTTATATTGAGGATATCACTTTTTTAAATGAAAAGGCCATAAAGTTCGGCAATGAAAAAGTGGAAGCGATACTTGCGCCATCTTTGGGAAGCAATCTGCTTTCGTTGAAGTACAAGCACAAGGATATTGAGTTGCTGCGCACTCCGGATAGTGTAGAAGAGTATAACAAAGCTCCCATTTTATATGGAATGCCAATCCTGTTTCCTCCTAATCGAATTGAAGATGGTCAATTTACATATAAGGGGATTGTATATAAGTTTCCAATCAATGAAATGAAAAAATCCAATCATATTCATGGTTTTTTGCATGACAAGCCGTGGAAAGTCTGCAAAAAGGAAGTGAACGGGAAAGCGGTCGTCATTAATACTGAATTTTCAAGCAGCGATTTTGATCTAAAAGGCAGCTTTCCACAAGATATCACTGTGAATATGTCTTTCTCTTTAAAGGCAGAAACATTGGAAATACAATTGGAAATCACTAACAAGGGCATTGAACCCTTTCCATGGGGAGCAGGTTATCATACTGTATTCAATTTCCCATTTGGAACAGGGAGTAAATTGGAGAATTGCAGAATATCACTTCCTGTCAATAAACATTGGGAGTTGAATGAAAGGTCATTGCCAACTGGTGCAATTCATGAAACGGACAATACATTGGAAATCCAAAATGGTATTAGTTTGGACGGCAGGCTATTTGATGACCTATTTGGCTATGATGAGGAAAGAGCGCTGGAAAACGAGTGCATACTTACTGACCAAGAGGCTGGAATGCAGGTCATCTATCATGTCGATCGACATTTTAAGTTTTGGGTATTGTTCAACCAGGAGGGGTTTGTCTGTCCTGAACCATATACATGGGTAACGAATGCTCCTAATTTGGATTTGTCTGCAAAAATGACTGGATTGCGGGAGTTATGCTCAGGGGAAACGGTTCAGCTGAAAACTAGATTGATTATGAAAGATATATAA
- a CDS encoding amino acid permease translates to MVNKKWGLLILTTFVIGNMVGGGIFMLPAQLAQVSSPLGATLAWIVTGLGVFLIALVFGNLAVRKPDLKAGPQSYAQSLFKSPAKGRVSGYSMAWGYWAANWAATASVIISFAGYLSTFFPVMHSAKVIYTAGSFQLELGKALTFAVCSIALWGIQAILVRSFNSAGKMNLFATVTKVLGFLFFIIITIFIFDTSNLGNGAEFYDKAGSAISLGDQVNAAAISTLWAFIGIEAAVMLSNRAKSQNDVKKATILGLLIAVAIYIGITLLTMGAISQDDLKISQKPLVDALQAVVGSSGTYLMAALAVISLLGSTIGWIVVASEVPYQAAKSDLFPAYFAKANKNGTPVRSMTITNIMTQIFLFSTISGTILEAYQFSMIVATLAYLIPYLASVLYQLKLVMTGETYDIMKGSRVRDGIITILALIYSIWVIKTGTADMNTFILGIALYVFGIVLYPLWMRKKA, encoded by the coding sequence ATGGTAAATAAAAAATGGGGTTTATTGATTTTGACCACATTCGTTATTGGGAATATGGTCGGCGGCGGAATTTTCATGCTCCCTGCTCAATTAGCACAGGTATCCAGTCCATTAGGGGCCACATTGGCATGGATCGTTACTGGACTGGGAGTTTTTCTAATAGCTTTGGTGTTTGGTAACCTGGCAGTGCGGAAACCTGATTTGAAAGCTGGACCGCAAAGTTATGCTCAATCATTATTTAAATCCCCTGCTAAAGGAAGGGTTTCAGGGTATAGCATGGCTTGGGGCTATTGGGCTGCGAATTGGGCTGCGACAGCTTCTGTCATCATTTCATTTGCTGGTTACCTATCAACGTTTTTCCCGGTGATGCATAGTGCGAAAGTAATTTATACAGCCGGTTCGTTTCAACTTGAACTAGGTAAAGCATTAACGTTTGCGGTATGTTCCATTGCCCTTTGGGGGATTCAGGCAATCTTGGTAAGAAGTTTTAACAGCGCTGGGAAAATGAATCTTTTTGCTACGGTTACCAAAGTGCTTGGATTCTTATTTTTCATCATTATCACGATTTTCATCTTCGATACTTCCAACCTAGGGAACGGGGCTGAATTTTATGATAAGGCGGGATCTGCAATCTCTTTAGGTGATCAAGTGAATGCTGCTGCAATTTCAACATTATGGGCTTTCATCGGTATTGAAGCTGCCGTCATGCTGTCAAACCGCGCCAAGTCACAAAATGATGTAAAGAAAGCGACGATCCTAGGTTTACTTATCGCTGTTGCCATTTATATCGGCATTACTTTATTGACGATGGGTGCCATATCGCAAGACGATTTGAAAATATCTCAAAAACCGCTTGTTGACGCATTGCAAGCTGTAGTTGGTTCAAGCGGTACGTATTTAATGGCTGCTCTTGCCGTCATTTCCTTATTGGGATCTACAATCGGATGGATTGTCGTTGCATCAGAGGTTCCTTACCAGGCAGCGAAATCAGACCTGTTTCCGGCCTATTTTGCGAAAGCGAACAAAAATGGCACACCCGTCCGTTCTATGACAATAACAAATATCATGACACAGATATTCTTATTCTCCACTATTTCGGGTACGATTTTGGAAGCTTATCAATTCTCGATGATCGTCGCTACACTCGCTTACTTGATCCCGTATCTTGCTTCGGTTCTGTATCAATTGAAGTTAGTCATGACTGGGGAAACCTATGACATCATGAAAGGCTCAAGGGTACGTGATGGCATCATTACCATCCTGGCGTTAATTTACTCGATCTGGGTCATCAAGACAGGTACAGCTGATATGAATACATTCATACTTGGCATAGCCTTATATGTATTCGGAATCGTCCTATACCCATTGTGGATGAGAAAAAAAGCATAA
- a CDS encoding YezD family protein — protein MEKKEELKIRHIISSLEDLQYGSVIITIHDGEITQVDTTEKKRFPLVKGRAVKSR, from the coding sequence ATGGAAAAGAAAGAAGAATTGAAAATCAGGCATATCATTTCAAGCTTGGAAGATCTGCAATATGGATCCGTGATAATAACCATACATGATGGTGAAATCACACAGGTGGATACAACCGAAAAGAAACGATTCCCATTAGTGAAGGGCAGGGCAGTTAAATCCAGATGA
- a CDS encoding serine hydrolase — MTLQTIEHDILALIETFNGKIAYKIENGHGETIGYHENESFQSASLIKIPMIIEGYRQSEQKEIYLNQPVTIPPNEVTGGSGVLHVLSNKVFLTVEDLLTLMITVSDNTSTNMMMNLLGFEEINQCIKDLGLKNTVLERKMQDFKALKEGRDNTISAEDTITCLKAIHTGNFLTKESQERILRVFDNQQLRDKLPSLMGKGVKVASKTGGIRGVSHDCAIIRSETQTVYAAVLTEDMKSEEESRQVISKIGKLIYDDIVAE; from the coding sequence ATGACCTTACAAACTATAGAACATGATATCTTGGCATTAATTGAAACATTTAATGGGAAAATCGCATATAAAATTGAAAATGGTCATGGGGAAACGATTGGATACCACGAGAATGAATCCTTTCAATCAGCGAGTCTTATCAAAATACCGATGATCATCGAAGGTTATCGTCAAAGTGAACAAAAGGAAATCTATTTGAATCAACCAGTGACCATCCCGCCTAATGAAGTGACAGGGGGATCTGGGGTTCTGCATGTCTTATCGAATAAGGTATTTTTAACTGTTGAGGATTTATTGACATTGATGATAACTGTTTCTGACAATACATCCACGAACATGATGATGAACCTGTTGGGATTTGAGGAAATTAATCAATGCATCAAGGATCTTGGTTTGAAAAATACTGTCCTTGAACGAAAAATGCAGGATTTTAAGGCATTAAAAGAAGGGCGCGACAATACCATATCGGCGGAAGATACGATTACCTGCCTGAAAGCGATACATACAGGAAACTTTTTAACGAAAGAAAGCCAAGAAAGAATATTGCGTGTATTTGACAATCAACAATTAAGGGATAAACTTCCATCACTGATGGGCAAAGGGGTCAAGGTAGCAAGCAAAACTGGCGGAATTCGCGGAGTTTCCCATGATTGTGCAATCATTCGTTCAGAAACACAAACAGTCTATGCTGCAGTTCTTACTGAAGATATGAAATCAGAGGAAGAGAGCCGTCAAGTAATCAGTAAAATTGGAAAATTGATATATGATGATATTGTTGCAGAATAA